From the genome of Mastacembelus armatus chromosome 5, fMasArm1.2, whole genome shotgun sequence:
TACATGAGGTATTAAGATGCATAATCATAACTCACCCTCCCATGTTGGACCATTTTGGACAGCAATCTGCAATTTTAATCTGGGAATTCtggaatttgtttttgtattaaacAGGGTAAGGTCACACCAGTTGTGATGATGAGATTGGGAAGACATCTGATACCATTCTTCTCCAACAAGCTCACTGTCCTTATCAGGAGAGCTGCTTCTGCGGTGGTCAGAGGTATAAAAGTGGTGCTCCCAAGCAGCACAAAAGTTTGAACTGACAGGTCACCAACAAAGGTGAGTCTTCTATCACACTTCAGCAATGATCAGTTGTTTAAGTCATTAGATGTTCAAAAGCAGTTCTTTTGGGCTTTAGTCTGACTTGTATATTTTCCTATTTCtaatttgaaattttttttttagtatcaAGACCAAGCGGCTGCATCACTTGGCAACAAAAAGGTAAACAACATCCATACAGAGACTCGACTAAAAATGTGCtaaaatacattaaagatgTATTAATATATCTTTACAGAGGAGCCATGAGTGTGGAACCGGACATGGAGTGTTTTGGCCCAGCGGCCATATACCTCCGGAAACCTGAAAGGGAAAGAATGGAGGCCCAAAACACTCCCTTTGATGCCAAAACAGCTTACTTTGTGGCTGAACCCACTGAGATGTATGTGAAGGGGAAACTGGTGAAGAAGGAGGGTGGCAAAGCCACAGTGGAAATTCAGGGTGGGAAGGTATGTAATGTAGATGTTCATAGATAGAcatgtaaaaaagtaaaaataatgactATCATCACACAGCATTTCATAATAGTGTGCACTCAACAATCAGCAATAATCTTACACTGTTGGTGCAGAGTCTCACTGTAAAAGAGGATGAGATCTTCCCTATGAACCCGCCAAAGTTTGATAAGATTGAGGACATGGCCATGATGACCCACCTCAGTGAACCTTCTGTGCTGTATAACCTCAAAGAGCGCTATGCAGCATGGATGATTTATGTGAGTTTTGTGGAGAGCAGTGATTGCTtcaaaatacatacatacatatattgatatattttctTATCATTCTTTGATATTTCACACTGTTATAGACCTACTCTGGGCTGTTCTGTGTCACTGTGAACCCCTACAAGTGGCTTCCAGTGTATGACTCAGCAGTTGTAGTAGGATACAGAGGCAAAAAGAGGGTTGAAGCTCCACCTCACATCTTCTCAATCTCTGATAATGCCTATCAGTTCATGCTCCAAGGTGATGATCATTTTGTAATTTATAATCTTAGCTAAATCCTTTACAATGTATATTCAAGATTGTGTGTTCAAATGTCTCTGTCTCAACAGATCGTGAAAATCAGTCAATCCTGATTACGTAAGTCATACTAGAGAGAACTAATTTGTATTGAGATTGAGAgtgactgtttttaaatgtattttggcTGACTTACACCAACACTTCTTATGTGTTCTGCATTCTAGTGGAGAATCCGGTGCAGGGAAAACTGTCAATACCAAACGTGTCATCCAGTACTTTGCAACAATTGCAGTGGCTGGAGGAAAGAAATCAGAGCCAGTTCCTGGAAAAATGCAGGTAAATAATgtcatatatgtgtatatatgtctctatatatatatatgtataattgaaaatgtaaattgGGAAATTGTGAGACATTCCATATAATGCCATTTAAGGGGTCGCTGGAGGATCAAATCATCGCAGCCAACCCACTGCTGGAAGCTTATGGTAATGCCAAGACTGTGAGGAATGACAACTCGTCCCGCTTTGTAAGTTTTGTTTGACAAAATCCTGCTCCTTTAATATTGTCCCTATTTAAGATGGTCTgctaatcatccatccatttttacAAGCATACTGTTCTTCTTTGTATAGTATTAAATTGTTTTAGGTAATATTAATATGATCTTATTCTTATCTTATATTTGGCTATTTTTGCTGCACTCTGTGTAGTACAGATGAAACCTTTTACACATAGTTTGAGGTAGAAAACATATAAAGAGTAAACACCACAGCTAGGGGTCAAACACATGGCTTTTACCACAGAGTATAAAGTATGTGTACTAGCAGAACAAATTACTAATTTGCTCACACTAATAATTCCATTCCTCTGTAGGGCAAATTCATCAGAATCCATTTTGGAACAACTGGAAAATTGGCTTCAGCTGATATTGAAACATGTAAGCTTCCAGGCTGCCATTATCCAGAATATATAGTTACAAGGCAAACTGTAAACCACCTTCTCACTTTGTTCTATAGATCTGCTGGAGAAATCTAGAGTCACCTTTCAGCTGTCTGCTGAGAGAAGTTACCACATATTCTATCAGCTCACAACAGGCCACAAACCTGAGCTCATAGGTGAGCAATTTAATCTTACACTATTACTTTACAGAACAAATGACTCTGTATAATAAAATCCAATGAATATTTTTCAGAGGCTCTCCTTATCTCCACCAATCCTTACGACTATCCCATGATTAGCCAAGGTGAAATTGCTGTCAAAAGTATCAATGACGTTGAAGAATTCATCGCTACTGATGTGAGTAAACATAATGCAAAATCCAAATCCAATTAAAAGTTACGCCATAACTTTAAATGGATTAGATATTGCCCTTACTAATATTGTTCTTCACACGCTGTGGGTTCCTTTTTGAATAATAAAAGGTAAAGATAAACCGAAAGAAACATGATGAACTAGATCTGTTTTTTATGATTCATTCTGCAGACTGCCATTGACATCCTGGGCTTCACTGCAGAAGAGAAGGCCAGCATGTACAAGCTGACTGGAGCTGTAATGCATCATGGAAACATGAAGTTCAAGCAGAAGCAGCGTGAAGAGCAGGCTGAGCCTGATGGCACTGAGGGTAAATGCTAGTCAAGTATTATCTTTATATTATAATGGGCAACCAGATCATATTACTATCATCCATTTCTTGATCCAGATCCAATTTTATGTATACAAATTGTATATTCTATCAAATTTCCACTCTTGAGAAAGCCAGCATTATAAAGTAATATCTGAAATGCTTGATGGTGCTTTAGCTTAAGCTAAAGGCAAAGCTAAGGAGATCAGATAATTGGAAGAAGATCAAAGTAGAGCTGCTGGTTCTTTGCACTTAAAGAAGACAGTTGAGGTGCTTTAGTCATCTCATAAATGCTTCGCAAGTAATGTCTTCTGGGTACACCCAATTGGCAGTAGACTCTGGTGCAGACATGCTGGATCCCCTCTGACTTGGGAACGCCTCAGGATTCTAAAACAGGCCACTCTTTTTAGCCTGCTCAAACTATGACTCAGCTCCAAATAAGTAGCAAAGAATTAATGCATGGGTATTTTAGGTTATTAATGTATGGGTTAAGTGGTACTCTAGCTTGTCTACACaaatcatttttgtaatttgtcaACATTGTTTAGTAATATGGGTAATCcttgtggtttctgtttttatcagaGGCTGATAAAATTGCCTATCTCATGGGCCTGAACTCTGCTGATATGCTAAAGGCTTTGTGTTATCCAAGAGTTAAGGTTGGCAATGAAATGGTGGTTAAAGGTCAAACTGTGCCACAggtaatttacaaaaaaaaatagtttatgAACATAAATATTGTTCATTTGAAAATACTATTTGTTTATGTAATCATAATTACAAATCTTTTACTCTCCAGGTGCATAACGCTGTCATGGCTCTTTCCAAGGCTGTctatgagaaaatgtttttatggatGGTTGTCAGAATCAATGAGATGCTGGATACCAAGCAGCCCAGAAACTTTTTCATTGGTGTCTTAGACATTGCTGGATTCGAAATCTTTGACGTAAATAAACTACATGtggcatttatgtttttcaatTAATCAGCACAAAAGTTTGACAAATTCTCTTTTTCTTATCTCAAGTTCAACAGCTTGGAGCAGCTTTGCATTAACTTCACTaatgaaaaactgcagcagtttttcaaCCACCATATGTTTGTCCTGGAGCAAGAGGAGTACAAGAAAGAGGGAATTGAATGGGAGTTCATTGACTTTGGTATGGACTTGGCTGCCTGCATTGAGCTTATTGAGAAGGTGAGCCACATGCTGTATATTCACAATACAGAAAATTGAGACTTCAAAGCTTTTAAACATTAATTTCATCATGACAGCCAATGGGCATCTTCTCCATCCTTGAAGAGGAGTGCATGTTCCCCAAGGCAACAGACATGACCTTCAAGAACAAAATGTATGACCAGCATCTTGGTAAAAGTGCCCCATTCCAGAAACCAAAACCTACCAAAGGCAAAGCTGAAGCCCATTTCTCCCTCATGCACTATGCTGGTACTGTGGACTACAATGTCAATGGCTGGCTGGACAAGAACAAAGACCCCCTGAATGACTCAGTTGTTCAGCTTTACCAGAAGTCTTCAGCGAAACTGTTGGCCTTGCTCTTTGCATTACATTCCTCAGCAGAgggtaatgtttttgtttataaattTAAGGTTCTTAAGTTCTTACAGGGAAGTaataaagaaagataaaaagataaaaattcATCCCTGAACAATAAAGATAAATCTGTAAAAAGTATATTCAGCTGCAAGTGAATATAAGGacataatatttataaataatttatGAACAAACTTGCAAAATGAGGATGTAAACCTAAAAACTCTAAATGCTTTTCACAGAAGCTAAAGGTGGAAAGAAGGGTGGTGGCAAGAAGAAGGGAGGTTCCTTCCAGACAGTGTCAGCACTCTTCAGGGTAACAtattttacagtcattttaacTCTTAACAATGAATAGACAAATCACAACTATGCTTATTTTTATGCATGAACTATGGATACTCTGTAATACCTCAATGATTCATTAATACCATATAtttatttgtgaaataaatttaaatccttttttttccatgaaCAGGAAAACTTGGGCAAGCTGATGACCAACTTGAGGAGCACTCACCCACACTTTGTGCGCTGTCTCAttccaaatgaaacaaaaacgcCAGGTACATCCCAATTACTTTTTATATAATCAGCTCATGAAGCTCAGTGGCATAATTCATTCATCTAGTACAGAGTTAACCTTACTTTTTGCTTCAAACAAGATAATGTATGTAGCAGTCACATATAGTCACATTAAACAAGATAATtcacaaaccaacaaaacaacTCCACTGTGCAGGGAGATTCATGTTTATGACCCTGGTTGTCTCTGTTAATGTTTAAGGCCTTATGGAAAACCATTTGGTCATCCACCAGCTAAGGTGTAATGGTGTGCTGGAAGGTATCAGGATCTGTAGGAAAGGTTTCCCCAGCAGAATTCTCTATGGTGACTTCAAGCAGAGGTAATTATTAAAATGggctgtatttttacaatattgTGATCATTTATTCATTAGTTATTAATATTTTCCACTCAGATACAAAGTATTGAATGCTAGTGTGATCCCAGAGGGGCAATTCATTGACAACAAAAAGGCCTCAGAGAAACTCTTGAGCTCTATTGATGTGGACCATACCCAGTACAAATTTGGACATACAAAGGTAATCTGGTTGTCTCTCTGGCTGGCTGTTTTTTTAACTGCTTACCCCAGTACTGCAGGTAATCAGACCAATTCATGTAAGCTATCACTTTTTTAAGGTATTCTTCAAAGCTGGTTTGCTGGGTCTCCTGGAGGAGATGAGAGATGACAAACTTGCTATCCTGGTCACAATGACTCAGGCTCTCTGCAGAGGATTCCTCATGAGACGTGAATTTCAGAAGATGATGGAAAGGAGGTGATGTATTGTCTGTTATTGatgttgtttatattttaaaacatgtttttaaaggcTCTAAGTTGTTTCgtataataaatgttttataattttCAGAGAGGCAATTTTCGCTATCCAGTATAACATCCGCTCATTCATGAATGTCAAAACCTGGCCATGGATGAAGTTGTACTTCAAGATTAAGCCTCTACTGAAGAGTGCAGAGACTGAGAAAGAGATGGCCCAGATGAAAGAGGACTTTgaaaagaccaaagaggagcTAGCAAAGGCTCTGGCTAAGAAGAAAGAACTGGAGGAGAAGATGGTCAGTCTCCTGCAAGAGAAGAATGACCTCCAGCTGCAAATTCAGTCTGTACGTTAAGTGAAAAAGAGGAATTTGTATTTCAGTGATTCTagttttacagtgtgtgtctgtgaattattttgatttgtgttGTTGCTTTTCTAGGAGGGTGAAAACCTTGCTGATGCTGAGGAAAGGTGCGAAGGGCTCATTAAAGCAAAAATCCAGCTCGAGGCCAAACTCAAAGAGACGTCTGAGAGgctggaggatgaggaggaaatcAATGCTGAGCTGACTGCAAAGAAGAGGAAGTTGGAGGATGAGTGCTCTGAGTTGAAGAAAGACATTGATGACTTGGAGCTCACCCTGGCCAAAGTGGAAAAGGAGAAACATGCCACTGAGAACAAGGTTGATGTCTCTTAATTTTCAGTTTACCACACTatgtattaataatatatttgaattagggctgtcaattgattaaaatatttaatcccGATTAATCGCATGATTATCACGAGTTAACTAGTGATTAATCGCAACTTAATCACAAATTtgtatctgttctaaatgtactttaaattaatactttttcAAgattttaatactctaatcaacatgggcatggacaaacaaggatgatttatgcaaatgtatgattattattagtgaaactaccctaaacatacaacataaagaacatagacatgtttcaaagatggtagatattcaattcaatttatttatatgatatgtttttcaaaacttgttcatgtctattaaacacatggaacaTAGAAAAtacacaagttcccattattcTCTTACTTTGCTCTGAGCCAGTTACTTAAACAGATGAGCCTGTTtgcattttcagatgacagggcaaCTTGCCTTTTCTGAACAACATACCCTGGCAGTGAAAATCTTTCACAATgtatggatgtggcaggtgttgctaaccatctggtcatcctcccgacctcagcctagaaaatcaggtatacgccagatcaaccactctgtactagctaacatccccagaaacatggactcgacacctttccacaacactcattttgggcttcttaacgttcgctccctctctcaaaaagcatccctcatctttgacattattcttaaacacaatctcgacatcctgtgcttaactgaaacctggcagcagcccaacgacttcactgaacttaatcaatctattcctcctggcttcacatatctcacccatccacgcctctcgggacgcggtggcggcctcgccatactgtacaaccttaaatacaaaatatccatccaccccactatcaccttccagtcctttgaagctctcatagcacgtattcatggtcacacaccaaccttcttggccactatctaccgcccaccaaaacctaacccgaccttcttggacgaactgtctgacctcttagctgacctcatctctctgtcagccaacataattcttcttggtgattttaacatccacttcgacaatcccaacaacaccgctacaaaagacctaatttcctgtctggacagctttgggctccaacaatacatcacctccccaacacattctctaggccacaccctcgacttagtctgctgctctggcgtcacagttcagtcatgttctaccctcgacaccttcttctccgaccacaaactagtctgctttaactccaaactacctctcttcaaaacccacctctcccgcaccatcaccttccgtaacttaaagaacatcgacctcccctccttcactgctgctctcaacaacctttcatgtactaattacacaccgtccctctccaacatgttatccaatttcaactgtgagctacgaaatctactcaacaccttcgccccactcaaaactagatctgtatcctttacgcactctgctccatggtacacacccgaactccgcctcctcaaaacccaagcccgtcgccttgaacgtctcttcaaaaaaaccggttcatccacccacaaggacttatacctaaaccacatactgaagtacaagcaaaccattactcaaacaaaatctgacttctatgcctcgcttattgtatccgcctctggctccacgcgttccctcttctccactgtcaaaaatttattgggccctcccgatactcctctcttcccttcactctccaccaccttgtgcaataacttcctggatttcttctcatcaaaaatcgaaaatatacaccagcaatttccccccatctgtgacactgcgaactgcctccactgtacccttccctctctaccagtatcctccctgctttcgagttttatcattccacccaccacggttatctcttccctgatcctcaaatccaaaccctcaacctgcaaacttgaccccctaccaaccaacctcgtcaagctctgtctcccctctctccttcctcatcttacccacattattcacacttccctcagttctggcatcgtacccccatcactcaagacagccatcatctcaccaattctaaaaaaacctggtctcgatcctgccgaccttaacaacttccgccctatctccaatctcccgttcctctccaaaatcctggaaaaagttgttcaccaccaggtccatacccacctttccgccaatagcctatacgaacactttcaatctggtttccgccaacttcacagcactgaaactgccctggtcaaaatcaccaacgacctcctagtagccgcagactctggccttgtctccatcctcatcctccttgacctaactgcagcttttgacaccatctcacacaatattctcctccatcgccttgcttccatcggcatagccggctcggtcctctcatggttcacctcctacctatctgaccgcacccagtccgtccatctccagaacttccactcccagccctctactgtcagttgtggcgtgcctcagggctctgtcctggggcccctcctctttattatttatctccttcctctcggaaatatccttaggcaacataacatcaatttccactgttatgcagacgacacccagctctacctctctgctgctccatcttctaccctcccccctccctccctccttacctgcttacataatatcaaatcctggttcacccataactttttgaaactcaaccctgacaaaactgaaattctcctcgtgggcaccagatccaccctttctaaaaccagcaccttctccattcaaattgacaacaatactgtcctcccctccccccaagttaaaagcctgggtgtcatcctagacggtactctctccttcactcagcatatcaataccactacccggtcggcctactcccatctccgtaacataaaccgcatccgttcctcactcaccaccgatagcacggcaatactcattaacgcctttgtcacctctcgtttggattactgtaactcactcctcactggtctgcctctcaaatcacttcgcaaacttcaacttgtccagaactctgctgcccgaatcatcaccagaactccatcctcacatcatatcacccctgtccttaaacaacttcactggctccctgtgtccttccgtataaactataaaatcctccttctcacctacaaagccctccactctattgccccaccatacatcactgaactacttcatatctattctccgctcctccagttccactctcctctgcacccctacagcgtgcctggccaccatgggcgctagatccttcagccacactgcgccccgcctttggaacattctccctcatcgcatccggtcgtctccggacctatcaacttttaaatcatcactcaaaacatatctgttccgtatagcgttttccacctaactctcttaacttctcaaagcagcccgtgatgtcctaccaccctctgcctatttcatattgtctcatactgtttcatatttgttgttctgtcatctgggtttctgtatttcaatttacttttactgtacttcgcccacttcctagataatccacccttttgcctttacattctctcccgccgtttatgtattcttgttactgttgttttaatgcactctacgtatatcatgctgtatgcttccttttctatctgtaaggtgaccttgagactttgaaaggcgccatgaaataaaatgtattattattattattattattatctgaggacatcattttgtaaatgaatttaccgttcagaagacctttttctttctccatttctgtttgctgtttgaaaTCACTTGTTATCTTGTTCAGATGGCTGCATTTTCAATTTCTTCTACTACAGGCTAGGTcacaggtcaaacaggaaatgcacaCTGTGTTAATTGCGTTTTAATACATTTAGTGCtgttaaaatgagtttgcgTTAACATGTTATTAACacgttaattttgacagccctaatttGAATACttggaaattttattttttataaactcTTTAGGTTAAAAACCTGGTTGAAGAAATGACTTCTCAAGATGAGCTCATTGCCAAGTTGACCAAAGAGAAGAAAGCCCTCCAAGAGGCCCATCAGCAGACTCTTGATGATCTGCAGGCAGAGGAAGACAAAGTCAATACTCTGACAAAGGCCAAGACCAAGCTGGAGCAGCAAGTGGATGATGTGAgtttctgtgcatttgtttgaaTCAGCAAGAGAAGGCTTCTagattaaatgtaaattttggGTGCGTGTCATAACTGAATTTAGACATTTCTCACATGCTTAGTGATAATGTCATTGGTCTAGGTATTTCTGTTGACACTTATTAGATtactgtgtatgtgaatgtCTAGCTTGAAGGTTCCCTGGAGCAAGAAAAGAAGCTTCGTATGGATCTTGAGAGAGCCAAGAGAAAGCTTGAAGGAGACCTGAAACTGGCCCAGGAATCCATAATGGATCTGGAGAATGACAAGCAGCAGTctgaggagaaaataaagaagtATGGAGGGGAATTTTACTTCTGGCTTCCACAATTCACAAAATACAATGTATatgtaacattttcattatttttgctaTTAAAGGAGGGACTTTGAGATAAGTCAGCTTCTTGGCAGGACTGAAGATGAACAAGCCCTGGGTGTCcaatttcaaaagaaaatcaagGAGCTTCAGGTAATGTAAAGCCTtataatatgtattttttaattaattttgcaaGTACGCTAACTTTGtctaattaaaaagaaaatctataaGAAAAATGACTACGTGAATGGGATTCGGGGTGCATATGAACAAATGTTCTGCTTTAGATCTTAAATACTAAGATATTTGAACTACCACAGGGGTAGTGAATAGTGGAAAGGAAAG
Proteins encoded in this window:
- the LOC113130256 gene encoding myosin heavy chain, fast skeletal muscle-like, whose amino-acid sequence is MSVEPDMECFGPAAIYLRKPERERMEAQNTPFDAKTAYFVAEPTEMYVKGKLVKKEGGKATVEIQGGKSLTVKEDEIFPMNPPKFDKIEDMAMMTHLSEPSVLYNLKERYAAWMIYTYSGLFCVTVNPYKWLPVYDSAVVVGYRGKKRVEAPPHIFSISDNAYQFMLQDRENQSILITGESGAGKTVNTKRVIQYFATIAVAGGKKSEPVPGKMQGSLEDQIIAANPLLEAYGNAKTVRNDNSSRFGKFIRIHFGTTGKLASADIETYLLEKSRVTFQLSAERSYHIFYQLTTGHKPELIEALLISTNPYDYPMISQGEIAVKSINDVEEFIATDTAIDILGFTAEEKASMYKLTGAVMHHGNMKFKQKQREEQAEPDGTEEADKIAYLMGLNSADMLKALCYPRVKVGNEMVVKGQTVPQVHNAVMALSKAVYEKMFLWMVVRINEMLDTKQPRNFFIGVLDIAGFEIFDFNSLEQLCINFTNEKLQQFFNHHMFVLEQEEYKKEGIEWEFIDFGMDLAACIELIEKPMGIFSILEEECMFPKATDMTFKNKMYDQHLGKSAPFQKPKPTKGKAEAHFSLMHYAGTVDYNVNGWLDKNKDPLNDSVVQLYQKSSAKLLALLFALHSSAEEAKGGKKGGGKKKGGSFQTVSALFRENLGKLMTNLRSTHPHFVRCLIPNETKTPGLMENHLVIHQLRCNGVLEGIRICRKGFPSRILYGDFKQRYKVLNASVIPEGQFIDNKKASEKLLSSIDVDHTQYKFGHTKVFFKAGLLGLLEEMRDDKLAILVTMTQALCRGFLMRREFQKMMERREAIFAIQYNIRSFMNVKTWPWMKLYFKIKPLLKSAETEKEMAQMKEDFEKTKEELAKALAKKKELEEKMVSLLQEKNDLQLQIQSEGENLADAEERCEGLIKAKIQLEAKLKETSERLEDEEEINAELTAKKRKLEDECSELKKDIDDLELTLAKVEKEKHATENKVKNLVEEMTSQDELIAKLTKEKKALQEAHQQTLDDLQAEEDKVNTLTKAKTKLEQQVDDLEGSLEQEKKLRMDLERAKRKLEGDLKLAQESIMDLENDKQQSEEKIKKRDFEISQLLGRTEDEQALGVQFQKKIKELQARIEELEEEIEAERAARAKVEKQRSDLSRELEEISERLEEAGGATAVQIEMNKKREAEFQKLRRDLEESTLQHEATATALRKKQADSVAELGEQIDNLQRVKQKLEKEKSEFKMEIDDLSSNMEAVAKAKANQEKMCRTLEDQLSELKTKNEENVRQLNEVNVQKSRLTTENGELGRQLEEKESLVSQLTRGKQAFIHQIEEFKRHLEEEIKAKNALAHAVQSARHDCDLLREQYEEEQEAKAELQRALSKANSEVAQWRTKYETDAIQRTEELEEAKKKLAQRLQDAEESIEAVNAKCASLEKTKQRLHGEVEDLMIDVERANALAANLDKKQRNFDKVLAEWKQKYEESQAELEGAQKEARALSTEMFKLKNSYEEALDHLETLKRENKNLQQEITDLTEHIGESGKTIHELEKGKKTAENEKAEIQTALEEVEATLEHEESKIMRIQLELTQVKNEIDRKLAEKDEEMEQIKRNSQRVIESMQTTLDAEVRSRNDALRIKKKMEGDLNEMEIQLSHANRQAAEAQKQLRNVQGQLKDAQLHLDEAIRGQEEMKEQVAMVDRRNNLMLAEIEELRAVLEQTERSRKVAEQELLDASERVGLLHSQNTNLINTKRKLETDLVQIQGEVEDAIQEARNAEEKAKKAITDAAMMAEELKKEQDTSAHLERMKKNLEVTVKDLQHRLDEAENLAMKGGKKQLQKLEARVRELESEVESEQKRGAEAVKGLRKYERRVKELTYQSEEDKKNLARLQDLVDKLQLKMKSYKRQSEEAEEQANSHLSRYRKVQHELEEAQERADIAESQVNKLRAKSREIVRGKEGEE